The window CAATAAGGTACTGCATATGGGACAAGGTGATTGGTGCAAATCACTGAAGCTTTGCTTGTTTGGCCTGATCCAATCGCCGAAGTTCAGCGGCCGTTTCCGTAATTTCACGAATATCGGCAAAGCGCTGCGTTTGGGATGAAACGACGCCCAGTGAAAGGGTCATAAACGGGGCAAATGAACCGCTGGCAGTTTGCATCGCGCCCTGTTCGCGGTCCAAGAAGTCATAATGGGACAAAATTTCCTCGTTAAAACGCTGCCGCAATTTATCCACCATCGCCGGTACATTCTCGCTCATGGAGATCAATACAAAGGTGTCGCCGCCAGGGTGTCCAATAAAATCATCCAGCGTGCCAAATTGGTCATCAATTTCATTCAGCAAAAAAGCGCCAAATCGCAGCACTTCATCGCCGGCCACAAAGCCATACTTATCGTTAAATGGACCAAGATTGTCTATGCCAACCTGAATGTACGTCCAAGTATTGGCGCGCATCAGCGTGCGCAGTTGGTCTTCAATGAGGCGGCTGCTGGGCAAGCCAGTGATGGGATTGGTCATATTCAGCCGTTGATGAGTGCGGATCGCCGTGCCAACCCGCAGTTTGAGTTCTTCGATGTCGAATGGCTTGGTAATGTAATCATCCGCGCCCAATTCTAATCCTCGAATTCGGTCGCTGCGCTCATCTTTTTGGGTCAGGAAAATGATGGGGATGTGGCTGGTGCGCGTCGTTGTGCGCAGGGCCAGGCAAACGTCATAACCGTCCATATCGGGCAGCATAATATCGAGGACGATTAAGTCGGGCAGCTTTTTGCGGCATTTGTCCAGCGCGTCGTTGCCTCTGGCGGCAATGTCCACGTGATAGCCCTCGTTGGCAAAGAAAATGCGCAACATATTGGAAATATCGTAATCATCTTCGACTATAAGAATTCGACCATTGCTCATGAGCTTTTCCTTGGCAATTATAGAATGACCGGGTCAATCACAGGTTGATCACCCATTGATCTATTGTTTTGTGATGACATTTTTCAGTAATCATTCAAACTTGACCGGTTTTTGCCGGTCCAACTTAGAACTTTGAGAATCAAAAAGTCGGTCAGGTTTCCAGCGAAACTGAACGTTTGTGAGTTTTAATCTGGGCAATGTCGGCATCGGTGATGGCTTTTTCAAAGCTGCGGAACCCACCCAGTTTAAAACCATGCTTCAGAGCGATTTTATCAATTGTCTGGACTTGTGACAATTGGATGTCTTTTCCCAGCGTAAAAGACTCGTAACGCTGCTCCAGGGCCAGGGCCATGGTTTCGGCCATGCAGGCGTAGGCCATTTTGGGCGGAAAGCCAAAGTTGAAATTAAATTCTACCGCTCCTGGTACTTCGACCATCCCCCCTTCAATAACCAGTACATCGGGCCTCTGCGCGGCTACCTGCCGTGATACGTCGCGGGGACGGGCCACGTCGCAGACGACAGCGCCCGGGCGCAAATGCGGCGCGATGATGGCATCCACGGCACTGGTGACGGTGATGATGAGGTGGGCCTGGGTCAGATCGTTGATGTGATCGCTGGTGGTGACGTGGCTGCCGCCGGCCTCCCGGACAAGTTGGGCGACCTGGTCCAGCCTGTCTTGCCGGCGGCCGATGAGGATGGTCTGGTTGACTTGCGGCGCTAGGAGCTGCCCGCAGACTGCGCCAATGGCCCCGGTGGCCCCAACGATGGCGACGGTGGCGCTGGGGAGAGGGATGTCCATGATTGCGGCTGCTTGTTGAATGGCTTGCACGGCCGTTGCAATGGTCAAACTATCGCCGGTGGTCACGGGGATGTTGAGTTGGTTGGCCACTGTCAGGCCGCCATCACCGACGACAGAGGTGAACGCGCCCAACCCCAGGATGCGCGCACCCAATTTTTCAGCCAGACGGCCGGTCTGGATGATTTTTTTGTAGACAACGCGGGGCGGTAGGCTCATCATGCGGGCTGGTGTAAGGGGACAGGCCACGAACCAGCCATGCAGGGTACGGCCGTTGGCCTCCGAGCGAATGTTTTGAATTTCAGAGATATAAACTGGTGGGAAAAACAGGGACAGAAAATCAATCAACCAGACAGGCAGTTTGCCTAAAGCCGGATACTTTCGGCTGACGTCGCGCTGTGGGTCAATGGGATGAATGATAAATGCGAAAGAATCTTCCATAAATGGCAGTTTATCCAAGAGGTGTCCATATCTTCAATGGTATATCTGTCCCTGAGCAGGTGCTAGGGCCATCCGGCGTATTCTGCGTTTGGCGTCGTCGGCTGCCCATAACAGGAAAAGTCGTCGGATGACGCTCTCCATTCATTACGTTCCATCTGGGCGGGGGTATAGGCGGGGATAGGGATATTTACTCTCAAAAGAATAATGGTCGCTGTCCTCATAGCGCACGTTTTTGGTGATGAATTTACGCTCTTCCGAAGCCAGCAGCACCACGTCGGACTCAATGGTGCGCGCGGCGTAGATCACCAGACCCGAACTGAGGCGGCAGTGATGCCCCACACACCCACCCAAGACCAGCATATTGGTTTGTTCAAGACGGCCGTTTTTGCTGCTCGTCGTCCGCAAAGGCCCACCTAAAATATTAAAATCGGTGAACGTCGTGCCCGCGCCAATAAACGAATCACGCCCCACCACACATAACTGCAAACAAGTATTCTGCGCCACCATCGTATTTTCCATCATCGTCGTCATAAACAACGAAGTACGGAAAGGGAGAAAACAGCCATCACTAATCACGCTCAGCATCAACTGGCAGCCCTGAGACACAGTAACGTTACTGCCAAGGGTGCAGTTATCAATCACCGCGCCGGCGCCGATATTCACATTATCCCCGATCACCGTTGGCCCATGAATCACTGCGGAAGAATCAATGCTCACGTTCTTGCCAATTTTAACCATCTCCGAATTAGACAAAACGTGTTTCTGTTCCAGCAGCGAACGATACAAAATTTTCAGTTTTAGTTTCCAATTGGTGTCTATCTGGTTTTCAAAAAAGGCCCCACGCGCAAACACGCCAAACAAAATATCGGCAATAAAAACATGCACCCAGTTTTCAATCAATACAAACGCCTTGCGTGGCAGTTGGTACACCAGATCGCCAAATTCCGTCGCCATGTAAGGCGGAACGTGGTAATAACCACGTTCCAGCGGTTCCGTATCAATCACCAGCGGCTGCGCCTCAACGCTTTGCGACAGACCTTTGGGTAAATACCACATATCGGCCAACAGCAGTTTGTCTTGCTGAAAAAAAGAGTGGGTCAGCGGTTTCACGTGAGTCACAATGGCTGGATCATCGGCGGCAAACGCTAAACGCACCGGGCGACGGCCGTCCCGCGCCCGAGCCACAAACTCACTGATTAACTCCTTGTTAAAAAACAAATTATCGCGGTGTACCAGGCATTCCACCGCCTCCTCTTCAAAACGATACGCCGTTTGCCAATCCGGGTATTCACGCTCTTCGGACGTATAAGGCGTCAGCAAATCCCGCTGCCACAACCACAGCGGCTTGTTCTGCACGCGCAAATCCCGAGCCGGCTCATTAAACGGCTGAATGTGCGTAGTCTCCGTCAGAATAATTCGGCGCATAACTCAAAACCCGTTCCGGTTACAGATTCCCAATGCCATAACCCACCCTCAAACAATCGGTTTCTTGGAAATGAGAATCGTACACGTCTCATCCCCGCTGGCTATGCAAGAAATCTCTTCCACCCGAAACCGTCGCCCTTTGCTCACCCAATCCAGCGATTGCTCCAAAAGGCCCACCGCCAGATGGCAGCACGGCTGCGGTGATGAACGCTGCCAGCAAATAGGGCAGCGCTCAATAATCCACAAATACCCACGATGGTCTTCACCCAGCCGGACCCGCTGATCGCTAAATTTGTTAAACGTTTGCGCAAAAATGTCCAGCCCGATCTTAATTTTAATGCCTAACGGCAAAGTGCGAATCGCCAGGTCGCTGATTCCCAATACAGGCACAAATTCCTTAAGCGCCAACCGCCACGTTTCACGGCCGGCGCGCATCGCCAGACCGCGGCCGCCACGCTCGCCATACATATCGTCCAACGTCTGCTGAATGGCGCTAAACTCGGCAAAGGTGAACCCTAATTCCAGATTGTTGGGCGGATAGTTGTTAACCAGATGATGGAGATGGGCCAGGTTCAAGACAGCATTAACGCCATGCCGTCCCATAATCTCTTCCATCGCCGTCAACACAATTCGCCCCATTTTGTTAGAGTAATAAAATGTATCTATTTCCTGGAGCGGTTCGCGGATTATTAATTCATTCACTGGATGTGTCTAATGCCTGTGGAGATTTTTCAATGTGTCCGTTTTTTAGGAAATCGTGGATTGTGTGGAAAAACAAATCCGGTTCATCAATCATCGGGAAATGCCGAGAATACTGCATCATCATTACTTGCGCATGCGGTGTATTCTGAAAGAGCAAGTCGGCGTTGGACGGCGAGACAATATTGTCTTTGACTCCATAGATCCCCAACGCAGGCAGGCTTAATGTCGGCAAAGCACTGCGCAGGTCTGTATCTCTTAAATCGCCAATGCTGCGAAAAAAGGATTCAATCGTCGTGCGCTGCACGTCCCGCGAGATCATTTGGCGCACCTCTTTGGAATCATTTGCCAGCAAGATGCGCATAAAAGAATGCAGCACAATCGGATAACGCCAAATGAGTTTGGCGATTACCCCATAACCAGCCAGCCGCAAAAAGGGGTTCAACGAATTGCCAATCACTGGTGAACCAACGACGGCGACTTTATCCACGCGATCTGGGTGTTCCAAAGCCATTTGCAAAGCGACTGTGCCGCCCATAGAATGCCCAAATACCGGGGCTTGCTGAATCCCCAGGGTATCCATGAATTGATTAACCATGTCCACGTAGCTGGAAACGCGAAAAGTAGAGGATGCCGTGCGCTCCCCTTTGGCTGAATCGCCAAACCCCCAGAAATCTAGTGCGTATACCCGATATTTTTTGGTTTGCGCCAGGGCGATCATCGAATCGCGCCAGACATCCCAGGAATTGATCCAGCCATGCAAGAGGATAATCGGCTGCCCACGGCCGATGGATTCGTAGTGAAGAAGCCCCTGCTCTGTGACGATGGAACTCACGTTAGCCTCAATGCCGCCCGGGTTTAGACTGTATCGGCGATTAGACGGCTATTGACGACTTTGTCTTAAAGGCGTTAGCCGCCTTTTCGCGCGAATTTATATGGTAGCTGCAAGCGAATACAGGCGGATCATACTTGTAGTGATGGTAGCACCTGCCTTGAATAAAGCGTGTGAAAAGCAAGTTAAGGAGGTGTAAATGAGCCGTTAAACAAAGTCAGGCGGTTTCGGCTTTATCCAGCTCCTCTAATATGGAATAAAGCAGTTCCAGCAGCACATTTTTGACGCTTTCTTTGTCGTTGGCGACGCAAGGTAGTATTTTTACCTCAGGCCGCAGGCGCAAAATGATGCGCAAATCTTCTGGCTCCCAGGCATCTTCCATGTCTTGTTTGTTGGCGGCGACGACGTAAGGGGTGGCGGCGTAGCTCTCGAAGGTTTCTAAAACCCGTTTGGCTTCACGGAAGGTTTCCGGTTTGGTGCTGTCTACCATGACAACAAAGCCGAGCATACCTTGGGATAGAATGTCCCACATAAAGTCAAAGCGCCGTTGTCCCGGTGTGCCAAAAAGGTATAAAACCAGGTCATCGCCAACGGTGATCCGGCCAAAGTCCATGGCGACGGTGGTGGATTCTTTGATTTGCTCGGCGCTGCTGCTGATTTTGCGTTCTGTAGATACGACGTCAATTTCGCTGATAGAACCGATGAATTGTGTTTTGCCCGCCGAGAACGGACCCGTGATGACCATTTTTACTGCTTGCATAAGGACGATGACCTCTTACAGGTGAGTGGGGGAAATGAGTGATGAACTTGATACCTATACAATGACACGGCCGTATGAACCTTCAGATTGTCAACGGCCGTTTTACAAACCACGAATTCGGTCTATCAGACGGACAACAACGGAACGCTTGGCCGCCGGTGACTGCTGCTCGATCTCTTTGCGGGCTTCCTGTCTGGTAGTTGGTTGTCTTTCAGATGCCGGCGGCGGCGTCACTTCCGGCCGCGCCGGACGCACAATTTCGACCAGACCAGCCTGAAGCATCCCATAAACGATACGCCGGATTTCAAAGTCGCTCAGATTGTTCGCCCGCGCAATCTGACGAATGGTATTGCGCGGGTTGACAAACGATACAACCCGCCATTCTTCGACAGTCAGGTTGATATTACGCAAACGCGCATCGGGGCGGTCGGTAAAGCGCAGCGAGATGTCCAGGTCTGGCAGCTCTTCCTGCAAGATCTCCCATTCTTTCAAGCGTCGGCTGCCTTCCATGATCACGCTTTCCAGGTCTATCGGAATGGTGATATGTCCGGGGGAAGGCAGTCTGTTGGCGTCGAAGCGGAACAAACCCTCACCCCAGGTGAAGAGCCGGTACACAGTATCCAAAACACTCTGCCGCACGCTTTGGATGATATCGCTTTGGGTGATGTGGCCGCGCTGGATCAACATGTGTCCAAGCTGCTTATCGCTGGTTCCCTTCGCTTTTAATTGGATCAGGCGAGCTTGTTCCTCAGAAAGTTTTCCGGCGTTGTGCAGAATTTGCGCCAGATGATTTTCAGATTCTTCCCCCATGAAGGCATAAATCAACTTCCCTTCGCGAAAAGACATTTGCGCCGACTCACCGTTGTGGTGAATGGTGAGAGTCCCTGTTTTGCGGGCCAGGTTGATTAGATTAAGTAACTGGGTTGTGGAAAAGTCGCGCAGGTTGCCTTTTAGGGCCATAACAATTGTCCTGCTAATAAGGTATATTTTCAACAATGGCGGCTTTACCGCTAACCATTGTTGGCGTATTCGTGCATTTGGTGAGTTGGTAAAAGACGCAATTACTGCGATTATGACAATTTCACCTGTCGTTGAGCATTATACTAGGGGAAAAATTTCAAGTCAAACTTACTATTGTCATGGTTTGGTATATGCCAGGCGCCGGTTATCCTGGCTTTTGAATTGCTCTTGTTGGGGTATATTTTCGTGTGTACAATACGTTTTGTTTTGGTGTGGCAACGTCTTTCGGGGCGGTGGCGAAATGGCAGACGCAGCGGACTTAAAATCCGCCGGAGTAACCTCCGTGTGGGTTCGACTCCCACCCGCCCTACACTTTAACAGGCCCTTTGGGGCCTTTTTTTATTGATCGGTGTGAAGATGGATGGCGCGATGGGTCTAGCAAGAAGGGTACAGCTATGTTTGGCGCAGGCGCTGACTTCAGGTCTGCCGGGGCGTTTGGTCGTCGGCGTGTCCGGTGGCGCGGATTCGCTGGCTCTGCTGCACAGTCTGGCGTACCATGCGCCTGCCTATGACCTGGTGGTTGCTCATCTAAATCATGGCTGGCGGGACACGGCCGTTTCCGATGCCCAATTCGTCGCCCAAACGGCCGCTGCCTGGGGGCTGCCTTGCGTGGTAGAAACGGCCGACGTCATCGCCCAGGCCAGCGCCGGCGGCCAATCATTGGAAGAGGCCGGCCGTCTGGCCCGCTACCGCTTCTTCGCCAGCGTCGCCCGCGAAACGGGGGCTGCGGCCGTTTTGGTAGCCCACAACGCCGACGACCAGGCGGAGACCGTGCTGCTGAACCTGCTGCGCGGAACCGGCCTCACCGGCTTGGGCGGCATGAAATCGGTCGCCCCCCTGCCGGAAGCGCCGGAATTTTGGCTGCTGCGGCCGCTGCTCACCACCAGCCGCGCCGACATCGAAGCCTACTGCCAGGAACATGGCCTGACGCCCGTGCAAGACAGCACCAACAGCGATATTACCTTCTTGCGCAACCGCATTCGCCACCACCTGCTGCCTGAATTAACCACCTACAACCCACAAATCCAGACCCACTTGCAGCAGTTGGCCCATATCGTGGCTGCCGACGAAGATTACCTGGAGCAGGTTGTGGCCGAACATTGGCCGGCGCTGGCGCCGGCGCAGTCTGGGGCGTGGCTGGCGCTGGACCGGGCGCGCTGGCTGGCGCTGCCGCTGGCTATGCGACGACGCAGTTTACGGCGGGCGGTGGCGACAGTACGGCCGTCTATTACCGACCTCAGCTTTGCCACCATCGAACAGGCCCGGTTGGTCGCCGAAGCAGGAGCGGTGGGAGCGCAAAGTGATTTGCCCGATGGGGTGCGGCTGCGGGTAGATTACGGCCGTCTCCTCATCACCACCCCGGTACAGCGGCAGCCCGGCGACTGGCCGCAGCTCCCCGCCGGGGCCGTTTTGCCTTTGCCGGTTCCCGGCATACTCCCGCTGGCCAACGGCTGGCGGCTGGAAACAACCCTGCTGGACTCGGTTGACGCCGCCTATGTGCAAAACAACGCCGATCCCTGGCTGGCTTTTTTGGCCGCAGACACACCGCCCCTATGGGTGCGTGGACGGCGGCCGGGAGAACGATTTGCGCCATTGGGCATGAACGGCCGTACCACCAGCCTGAAAAAAGTGATGATCAACCGCCACATCGGCGCCGCCTGGCGCAATGATTGGCCGCTGGTTTGCACTGCCCAGCACATCGTCTGGCTGGTCGGCCACCAAATAGACGAACGGGCCAAAATAACACCAGCCAGCCGTGGGGTCTTTCAGATACGCTGCGCCAAAGGTTGACGTTGTTCCTCCGCCTCAGTATACTACCAATCGTTAACAACGCGGGGCGTAGCTCAGCTTGGTAGAGCGCTCGGTTTGGGTCCGAGAGGTCGTCGGTTCGAATCCGGCCGCCCCGACTGGAAAGAGATAGTCAGTGTTCAGTAAATAGTGACTGCTAAAGCGCGGCGGTGGTGTAGTGGTAACACGGCAGCCTTCCAAGCTGCTCTCACGGGTTCGAATCCCGTCCGCCGCTCTTTTTCTACGATTAACGGTTCACCATTCACAATTCATCATTCATCATTCACAATTTAACCTCCGGGCCTATAGCTCAATGGCAGAGCAAGCGGCTCATAACCGCTGGGTTCTAGGTTCGAATCCTAGTAGGCCCATAAACAAAAAGACTTGTATGCCAACACACCATGCAAGTCTTTCTTCATTCCCACTCCAACCTACGACACATGCGCCCACACAAAACAGAACTGCTCCAGGCGCAATTTCTCTACTTCGCAGCATGTCTTAACCATATTTCTTTATCTTGAAGGAGAAGAATCATGCCGATTTCCCTGCCTGCCCGTTTGTCTTGGTTATTGGGTTTGGTCGTTGTCCTGTTGATTGGTCTCGCCTGGCGTCAGGCCGACGTCGCGGCGCAGGCCGGGCCACCACCTACCCCCACCGCCGCCATGGCCGCCATGCTGCGCGATGTCCAGCCAGCACAAACATTAGCCCCCCAGTCCCTAACCCCCTGCGTCAGTGGTTTCGCCGGGATTTATCCCTGCCAGAACGTGGATTTACTGGCCTTCATGCCCCTGGCCAGCATCGGCGGCGGCAGCGGCAACGACATCTGGGGCTGGACCGATCCGGTCGGTGGTAAAGAATATGCCCTGATGGGACGCACCAACGGTACCGCTTTTGTAGACATCAGCGATCCGGAGAACCCGCTTTACTTGGGCAATTTGCCTACCCACACCGCCACTTCCATCTGGCGCGACATCAAGGTATACGCCAACCATGCGTTCATTGTCAGCGAAGCCAGCGGCCACGGAATGCAGGTGTTTGACCTGACGCAGCTGCGTAACGTGCCCATAACACCGGCAACTTTTAGCAGCACGGCTCATTACGGCAGCTTTGGCAACGCCCACAACATTGTCATCAACGAGGATACCGGCTTTGCCTACGCCGTTGGTACAAGCACCTGCAGCGGCGGGCTGCACATGGTCAACATCCAAAACCCCATCAGCCCCACCTTCGCCGGCTGTTTTAGCAGCGATGGTTACACTCACGACGCCCACTGCCTGGTTTACAGCGGGCCAGACGCGCAGCATCAGGGCAAAGAGATTTGCTTCAACTCTAATGAAGACACGCTGACTATTGTGGACGTGACCAACAAAGTCGCGCCAGCGCAGTTGTCGCGCACCGGTTACGCCGGTTCGGCCTACACCCACCAGGGCTGGGTAGACCCCACGCACACCTACTATCTGCAAGATGATGAACTGGACGAATCTAATTGGGGGCACAATACGCGCACCTATGTCTGGGACATCAGCAATTTAGACGCGCCGGTGCTGTTAGGCAATTACACCTCTTCGACCCCGGCCATAGACCATAATCTGTATATCACAGGAAATCTCGTCTACCAATCGAATTACCGCGCCGGTCTCCGTATTTTGCAGGTGAATAATTATGCCACCAGCAATCTGGAAGAAGTGGGGTATTTTGACATCTATCCGGCCAATAATAACGCCAACTTTAACGGCAGTTGGAGCAATTATCCTTACTTCGCCAGCGGCGTGGTGGTGGTTAGCGGCATTGAGCAAGGATTGTTTATCTTGCAGCCGCAGTTGGGCGACCCGACTTATGGCGTGGCGCTGTCGCCAGACGACACGGCCGTTGCCCAACCTGGCGCAACCGTCACCTACACGGTCCAAATCACCAACACCGGCTCAGTCGCCGACACCTTTAACCTGGCCGTGACCAGCAGTTGGCCGACAGAGTTGTCCACCCTCGCCATCGCTCTGGATAGTGGTCAGAGCAGTTCGTTTACTGCTACAGTGCAGGTTCCGCTCGACGCCGCCGCCGGGGACAGCGATGCAGCCGTGGTCACGGCCGTTTCCCAGGCCGACGGCAGTGTCAGCGAGGCCACCCAACTCACCACCTCAGCGGCGGCCCTGTACGGCGCAGCCATCGCCGGTCCCGCCAGTGGCAGCGCCCTACCCGGCACGGCCATCACCTACACGCTGCGCCTGACCAATACGGGTAACATCACCGACACCTTTAGCCTGACGGCCGACGCAGACTGGTTAACGGCCGTCGCCCCCACCACCGCCACCTTAGCGGCCAATACCGCGACAGACGTTTTACTGACAGTCCACGTACCGCTTACGGCCACCCTGGGACTGACGGATACGGCCGTTTTCCAGGCCACCTCCACCCAGGAACCCGCTGCCACTGCCGACTGGAGCATCACGACAACGGCCGTGCCCTACACACTCTTCCTGCCCATCATCGGCAACAACTTTGAGACTGCGCACGAAATCGCCTGCGTAGACGGTATGGCCGGCGACTATCCATGCAAAAACGCCAACTACCTTTCTTTCCTTTCCCTGGCTGACCTGGGGGCCACCAGCGGCCAAAAGGCGGCCAATCTGTGGGGTTGGACCGACCCGCAGGACAACAATGAATACGTCCTCCTGGGTCTGACAGACAAACTGGCCTTCATCAATACCACCAACCCGCTCAGCCCGGTCATCGTCGGCTTTTTGCCCAACCAGACCAACACCAATCCAGTTGCCTACCGCGACGTAAAAGTCTACCAGCATTACGCCTTTGTCATCGCCGACGAAAACAGCCAGCACGGCCTGCAAGTCTTCGACCTGCATCATTTGCGCGGCGTCGCCGGTGCGCCGGTGACATTCAGCGCCGACGCCACTTACAACGCCTTTGGCAACGCCCACAACTTCTTCATCCACGAGGCCACCGGCTATGCCTACATTGTGCGCAACACCGCGCCGGTGCTGTGCAGCAGCGCCGTCTATATTCTGAACGTGCAAGACCCGCTCAACCCCACGTTTGTCAACTGCTACGATGAGGGCGGGGCCGCTTCAGACGTGATGTGCGTTTTGTACAATGGGCCGGATGTAGATTATCACGGCCGTGAACTCTGCCTGGTCGCCAGCGACGACGAAATTCTGGTGGCCGACATGACCGACAAAAACACCCCAACCACCCTGGCGACCCTCACTTACCCCGCCGTCCACCGCGCCCACCTGGCCTGGTTCACCGAGGACCATCGCTATTTCCTCTCCTCCGACATGGAAGACGAGATGATGATGGGCTTCAATACGCGCATCTTCGTCTGGGACTTTACCCAGGTAGACGCGCCGGTGTTGCAGAGCATCTACGTCGGCCCCACGCCCGCCAGCGACCACAATGTCTGGGTGAAGGGAGAGTATGCCTACGTCGGCAATTTCCGCGCCGGGGTACGCATTCTTGGCTTGCAAGACATCGCCAACACCACCATGAACAATGTCACCATCACCGAAGCAGCTTACTTCGACACCTACCCGGCCAACGACAATACCGGCCACATGGGCGGCGTTTGGGCTGTCTACCCGTTTTTTGCCAGCGGCGTTACGGCCGTTAGCGACCGGGAGACAGGACTGTATCTGGTACGGCCGGTATTGCCCTGATGATTGCGGATCGCCGATTGCGCAATGGATAGGCTAAGGGCGTGGGCTGGCGTAGGGTTTCTGGCGGGACTGCTGCTGACAATGGTTGTCGGGGCGACGGCCGTCCCACCCGCCGACCCTATCCTCTATGGTACCTACCTGGGCGCGGAAGCTGCCGAATATGGCCGGGCCATCGCCACCGACCCGGCCGGCAACCTCTATGTGGCCGGGGAGACGCAATCTGTTACCTTTCCGACCACCCGCGCATCCTGGCTGCACGGCATAGACGTTTATGTGGCAAAATTCAACGCCACCAGCGGCGCCGCCGATTACATCCTTTGGTTTAACGCCCTCACCCTGTTTGCCGAAGATTACGCCTATGGCCTGGCCGTCGGCCCGGATGGCAGCGCCTACGTGGTCGGCGATACCCGCTCCGACGACTTTTGCGCCTTGTTTGGCGACACCCCCGGTTTTGATACCACCTACAACGGCGGCGGCGACGCCTTTGTCCTCAAAGTCAAGCCAGATGGCAGCGGGTTGGATTACTGCACC of the Candidatus Leptovillus gracilis genome contains:
- a CDS encoding ATP/GTP-binding protein, translating into MQAVKMVITGPFSAGKTQFIGSISEIDVVSTERKISSSAEQIKESTTVAMDFGRITVGDDLVLYLFGTPGQRRFDFMWDILSQGMLGFVVMVDSTKPETFREAKRVLETFESYAATPYVVAANKQDMEDAWEPEDLRIILRLRPEVKILPCVANDKESVKNVLLELLYSILEELDKAETA
- a CDS encoding 4-vinyl reductase, translating into MNELIIREPLQEIDTFYYSNKMGRIVLTAMEEIMGRHGVNAVLNLAHLHHLVNNYPPNNLELGFTFAEFSAIQQTLDDMYGERGGRGLAMRAGRETWRLALKEFVPVLGISDLAIRTLPLGIKIKIGLDIFAQTFNKFSDQRVRLGEDHRGYLWIIERCPICWQRSSPQPCCHLAVGLLEQSLDWVSKGRRFRVEEISCIASGDETCTILISKKPIV
- the tilS gene encoding tRNA lysidine(34) synthetase TilS, producing the protein MGLARRVQLCLAQALTSGLPGRLVVGVSGGADSLALLHSLAYHAPAYDLVVAHLNHGWRDTAVSDAQFVAQTAAAWGLPCVVETADVIAQASAGGQSLEEAGRLARYRFFASVARETGAAAVLVAHNADDQAETVLLNLLRGTGLTGLGGMKSVAPLPEAPEFWLLRPLLTTSRADIEAYCQEHGLTPVQDSTNSDITFLRNRIRHHLLPELTTYNPQIQTHLQQLAHIVAADEDYLEQVVAEHWPALAPAQSGAWLALDRARWLALPLAMRRRSLRRAVATVRPSITDLSFATIEQARLVAEAGAVGAQSDLPDGVRLRVDYGRLLITTPVQRQPGDWPQLPAGAVLPLPVPGILPLANGWRLETTLLDSVDAAYVQNNADPWLAFLAADTPPLWVRGRRPGERFAPLGMNGRTTSLKKVMINRHIGAAWRNDWPLVCTAQHIVWLVGHQIDERAKITPASRGVFQIRCAKG
- a CDS encoding response regulator, encoding MSNGRILIVEDDYDISNMLRIFFANEGYHVDIAARGNDALDKCRKKLPDLIVLDIMLPDMDGYDVCLALRTTTRTSHIPIIFLTQKDERSDRIRGLELGADDYITKPFDIEELKLRVGTAIRTHQRLNMTNPITGLPSSRLIEDQLRTLMRANTWTYIQVGIDNLGPFNDKYGFVAGDEVLRFGAFLLNEIDDQFGTLDDFIGHPGGDTFVLISMSENVPAMVDKLRQRFNEEILSHYDFLDREQGAMQTASGSFAPFMTLSLGVVSSQTQRFADIREITETAAELRRLDQAKQAKLQ
- a CDS encoding DUF4388 domain-containing protein, translated to MALKGNLRDFSTTQLLNLINLARKTGTLTIHHNGESAQMSFREGKLIYAFMGEESENHLAQILHNAGKLSEEQARLIQLKAKGTSDKQLGHMLIQRGHITQSDIIQSVRQSVLDTVYRLFTWGEGLFRFDANRLPSPGHITIPIDLESVIMEGSRRLKEWEILQEELPDLDISLRFTDRPDARLRNINLTVEEWRVVSFVNPRNTIRQIARANNLSDFEIRRIVYGMLQAGLVEIVRPARPEVTPPPASERQPTTRQEARKEIEQQSPAAKRSVVVRLIDRIRGL
- a CDS encoding multidrug transporter; translated protein: MRRIILTETTHIQPFNEPARDLRVQNKPLWLWQRDLLTPYTSEEREYPDWQTAYRFEEEAVECLVHRDNLFFNKELISEFVARARDGRRPVRLAFAADDPAIVTHVKPLTHSFFQQDKLLLADMWYLPKGLSQSVEAQPLVIDTEPLERGYYHVPPYMATEFGDLVYQLPRKAFVLIENWVHVFIADILFGVFARGAFFENQIDTNWKLKLKILYRSLLEQKHVLSNSEMVKIGKNVSIDSSAVIHGPTVIGDNVNIGAGAVIDNCTLGSNVTVSQGCQLMLSVISDGCFLPFRTSLFMTTMMENTMVAQNTCLQLCVVGRDSFIGAGTTFTDFNILGGPLRTTSSKNGRLEQTNMLVLGGCVGHHCRLSSGLVIYAARTIESDVVLLASEERKFITKNVRYEDSDHYSFESKYPYPRLYPRPDGT
- a CDS encoding shikimate dehydrogenase; protein product: MEDSFAFIIHPIDPQRDVSRKYPALGKLPVWLIDFLSLFFPPVYISEIQNIRSEANGRTLHGWFVACPLTPARMMSLPPRVVYKKIIQTGRLAEKLGARILGLGAFTSVVGDGGLTVANQLNIPVTTGDSLTIATAVQAIQQAAAIMDIPLPSATVAIVGATGAIGAVCGQLLAPQVNQTILIGRRQDRLDQVAQLVREAGGSHVTTSDHINDLTQAHLIITVTSAVDAIIAPHLRPGAVVCDVARPRDVSRQVAAQRPDVLVIEGGMVEVPGAVEFNFNFGFPPKMAYACMAETMALALEQRYESFTLGKDIQLSQVQTIDKIALKHGFKLGGFRSFEKAITDADIAQIKTHKRSVSLET
- a CDS encoding alpha/beta hydrolase — its product is MSSIVTEQGLLHYESIGRGQPIILLHGWINSWDVWRDSMIALAQTKKYRVYALDFWGFGDSAKGERTASSTFRVSSYVDMVNQFMDTLGIQQAPVFGHSMGGTVALQMALEHPDRVDKVAVVGSPVIGNSLNPFLRLAGYGVIAKLIWRYPIVLHSFMRILLANDSKEVRQMISRDVQRTTIESFFRSIGDLRDTDLRSALPTLSLPALGIYGVKDNIVSPSNADLLFQNTPHAQVMMMQYSRHFPMIDEPDLFFHTIHDFLKNGHIEKSPQALDTSSE